A window of Peromyscus eremicus chromosome 23, PerEre_H2_v1, whole genome shotgun sequence genomic DNA:
tttgaggccagcctgagccacacagcaagaccttatctCCCAAAACCAACAAAATGGGCCGGTGAGATGGCTCGGCATTGCTTGCCAAGCCCGGTGAGTTtggtctccaggacccacatattGGAAAGGAAGCACTCACCACTCTAAGTTGCCCTGACTTCCACTCACGGCTGTGGCACtcccatatgtacacacatgcacaaaataaacacatgtaaaaaACTTAAAGGCGTGGGTAGGAAGGCCCCAGGCCAGGATGAAGGTCTTGGAGATAGGGCAGGAATGGCTTCTGCTAGAGctgtgggctggggtggggattGCTGTGGGAAAATTCAGGGTGATGGGTACAGGCACGGGGTGGCCCAGCAGGACATGAGAGGTTTCAGACAGGACGGCCTGGCTCTTGAAGAGCGCTCTAGTGGAGAGCAGAGGTGGGAAGGGTGGGCACCCATGCTGCTGCCTCCTAAACGGACGCCTGCCTCCCACAGAGATCGCCATCTGCCCCAACAACCACGAGGTGCACATCTATGAGAAGAGTGGAGCCAAGTGGAACAAGGTTCACGAGCTTAAGGAGCACAATGGGCAGGTGACAGGTGGGTCAGGACCACCCTCGTGAGAGGAGGCCGGGGACAGAGCAGGTCCAGGTAGGGCCATCTACTCACTCACTGTGTTAGCTCGAGTAGTCTGGGCTGCAGTGAAAACATCTTCAAATTGGCTGAGGGACTGACCATAAAGATGACTCAGCTGATAGAGGAActtacctgagttccatccccaggacccacacagaggaagagaaccacttcctgcaagttgtcctctgacctctacaaactagtacacataaacacaaaataaatttttaaaattaaaagtccaATTGGCTTCGGTGGTAAAAAGATTACGTTGTTGCACATTATTATTGACACTTAGGAGTGTCTGTTAGGGGCGGGGGATGCCAGTGAGtggttggggatgtggctcagcagtagagcactggCTTAGAATCCCCAAGTCGGAGCAGGGGTCGTGGTTCAACAGTAGAACACCTGCCTAAAATTGCCCAGTGAGGGTCTAGAGGCTTGACTCAGTTATAGAGTGAGTACTCGTTAGCATGAGCAAGGCACTGGGCACCACAGTTAAACATCTAGGCGTGGCCACTGTAGCTTTGGTGGCTTTAGCCTGTGTCCTCTGACCCAACCCTGCAGGCATCGACTGGGCCCCTGAGAGTAACCGCATTGTGACCTGCGGCACAGACCGCAATGCCTATGTGTGGACGCTGAAGGGCCGCACGTGGAAGCCTACACTGGTCATCCTGCGGATCAACCGAGCTGCCCGCTGTGTGCGCTGGGCCCCCAATGAGAACAAGTTCGCCGTGGGCAGTGGCTCCCGTGTCATCTCCATCTGTTATTTTGAACAGGAGAATGACTGGTGGGTGCTTGGTTGGGGtcagagaaggctggggggtgagGGATAATGCAGAGCGGGGGTAGGGGTGCTGGTGGAGCCCAGGACTGCAGACTTACAGGATGCAAGATCAGTGTCCCAGACCACAGCAAATGAAATGAGGAGACTCTGGCTCCCATGATTCCGGGGAAATCTGTCTTCTGAGCCTTGCTGGTGAGGCAGTGAGTCCTCTTTATTGTGGTCCCACAGCTCTGACTTGGTAATATCAGAGACATAGACCATGCCACTGCTACTTCTGGGGACGCTACACAAGCCCTGTGCGCACACTGCCACCAGCTTCCTGGCAGCACTGTGGACTGGGTCTGCCACCCACTTGTCTCTGAGGTATCATACTCCAGGGGCCACTGACAAACACCCAGCcacactttttaaaagacagggtctagccgggcggtggtggcgcacgcctttaatcacagcactcgggaggcagaggcagaggcagaggcagaggcaggtggatctctgagttcgaggccagcctggcctacacagtgagttctaggacaggctccaaagctacacagagaaaccccgtattgaaaaaaccaaaaaaaaaaaaaaaaaaaaaaaaagacagggtctaAATGCAGCCCAGGGTGGCTTCAAGCTCAGTGTATAgccaaggtgaccttgaacttgtgatcctcctgactctgccctagtgctgggatgacaggtgtgtaccaccgtgcCTGGTTTCTGCAGGGATAGGGATGGAACGTaaggcttcatgaatgctaggcaaacactccaccggttgaactacatctccagccctagggaactgaacctagggtcTCCTGCATGCTAGATGAGAGCTCTGCTGCCGAACCACATTGCCAGCCCTAGTTTtgctttggtgtttttttttttttttttttttttttttttttttttgagacaagatcttgctatgtagttaaGGCTACCCTTGAATTCGATTCTCTAGTATTTGTGTGCACCAGATGGCCTGTCCCAGCCAGTGTTGGAAGACAAGGACAGTTTTGAGTCTAGAAAACCAGAATTCAAATTCTACCCTAGCCTTTTAGAACCATGTGATCTTATGTGGTTGGTGGTGACAAGGTGACAAGTTCTCACCTCAGAAGGAACCCAGCACATCGCTGCCTGGAGTGGTCACTCAAGTGTCTGTCATCAGTTGGCTGTCCCCCAGGACACTGCCGTCCGTTACCCACCTGCCTGCCTTTTCCACCCATGTGTGTAGGTGGGTGTGCAAGCACATCAAGAAGCCCATCCGCTCCACTGTCCTCAGCCTCGACTGGCACCCCAACAACGTGCTCCTGGCAGCAGGCTCCTGTGACTTCAAGTGCAGGTGAGCTGGCCATCCACCAGGGGGAACCCTAGCCAACCAACAGCAGAGACTGGAGGGCGGGGGAAGAACCCCAAGCCCCTCCTTCCAAACCAACTCCTGATATGCTACCAGCAAGGTGACCTGGGGTTCCTGGGGCATCAGACAGGGTTTGCTCTGCACATGATCACCATCATGGCCTTCTAGCACCCCAGGATGGAATCTTAGCAAGATGTGTCCTTTTTCCATCTCTTGAATGTCAGCAAGGTCTCCCCAaatcctcctcccctgcctcccccacTACAGCTGTCCTGATTTCTACTGAAGAATGAATGGTGTGTACTTATTCCTACTAAGATTTGAATGACTGATGACCTCAACAAAACTCACTTTGTTATTTTTCACTTCTGGACCTAGAAACCTCTCTTGGCCAGTGAGCCCAAATTCCTCCCAGCTCTAGGCAGACATTGCCCCTTCCCCAAGTCTGTGAATTCTCACATGGGAAACTATAGGCACCAAAGGCCCCTTTCTTAATCCTGGGCCCAGAGAATGTGGTGTCCCCCGAGGCTTTGGGTTGCTAGGTTGGTCCTACCCGCTTTTGTTTtcatgagacagtgtcttgctgtataccccaggctatcctcaaacttacCATCCTCTATTATAGGTGTGAAACAGGTGGGTCAGGAAGAGTTTAATGTGTGTGGGAATAGTGTTGTGGGGCCAAGAGGAGAGGGCAGAATTGGAGCACAAGAGCTGTTCTAGTCACTGGCTGTCCATGTCTAGCCTGGCAGGGACTGGGACACCCCCTGGAGCCATGAAGTTATGGACAGCTTTAAGGTTAGGGTCCCGTGGGTTCCAGGCCACAGGACTCTGATCAGGAGGCCTCCCATCCTGGCCCACAGGCTCAGTGCGTTTGGCTGACTTGGGGGAGGATCCCCTTCTCAGGCCCCTGTTTTCCTCTACAGGATCTTCTCTGCCTATATCAAGGAGGTGGAGGAGCGGCCAGCCCCCACACCGTGGGGCTCGAAGATGCCCTTTGGGGAGCTGATGTTCGAGTCGAGCAGCAGTTGTGGCTGGGTGCATGGAGTCTGCTTCTCGGCCAGTGGGAGCCGAGTGGCTTGGGTCAGCCACGACAGCACAGTGTGCCTGGTGGACGCTGACAAGAAGATGGCGTGAGTTTGGGAACAGGCTGTGGGGCGGGCAGCCACAACTGAAGCCCAGAGCAGGGGCGGGGGACAGCATGGCTGACACACTTTCTCTTCCAGCGTTGCAACCCTGGCCTCTGAAACCTTGCCACTCCTGGCTGTCACCTTCATCACAGAAAATAGTCTAGTGGCAGCGGTAAGTGGCCTTTGGGGATGCAAAGGCAGGGGCCAGTAAGTAGTCTCTTTTCactcatcccttcctccctccctctcctctcctgttttttttttttttttttttggtttttcgagactgggtttctccctgtagttttggtgcctgttctggatctcgctctgtagaccaggctagccttgaactcacagagatccgcctggcactgcctcccaagtgctgggattaaaggcgtgcgccaccactgcccagcccctctCCTGCTTTTTATTGTGCTTTTATGCACAATAGTTTGGGTATGCTGTAGTAACAAAATTTCCCAGCTGTGTACGGCACGACACAAGGGtatttttgacagggtctcactgtgtggcctagGCTAGTCTTCCCTTTTCCCTCTGAGTTcttcaggctggcctttaattcaTTCTGTAACCCAGGCCAACCTCcaatttataatcctcctgccttagcttcttgAATACCTGGGATTGTACACGTTTTTGCTTGCACGTCTATCCAGTGTGGGTGTTGTGAGGGAGGGGACTCTGAAGGAGGCTTCATTTCCAGTGCTTCTCCAGCTGTCTTGAGTGTAGAAGAGTCGTTCTAGAATTGTGCCCTAACATCTTTGCTTACATCGGCCAGTGCAGATGACAAGACTATACCTAATGAGGCCTGCGAGGTCACTCTgggagtaaaagcacttgctgttcacCCTGATgactctgagttcaattcctgggtcccacatggtgaaaggagagaaccaactctcacaggttgccctctgacctccacatgcacccatggcacctgcacatgcacacccaccaGATTTTTTAGAGGCAGGCCTGTGGGAATGGACTCAGAGTCACTAAGTGTCCCAAAAGCTACTGTCCCATCTGTCCACTATTCCATTAATATGGAGGCTTGTTTTCTCCCTGGCGGATCACCCAGCTGGAATGGAGGTCTGCTCAAGGGAAGGGTCCCAGACACGCATCAAGTAGATGCTGGCCTTGAATGGTGGTGGGGAGGGCAGCCTTCTTATCTGCCTGCTTGATACCCCTGAAGTCCCTCtctctctgggtcctggtgtATCCCCCAGCTAGGGCATCTGTCTCCTGGTAGCCCTCAGTAGCTGCCAGAGGCCCTCATCTCCATGTCTCAcctcaagcctcagtttccattTTAGAGTCCCTACCTCAAATGATGCTTCAGTGGTACTCCTGTCCCTCCTCAGGGCCACGACTGCTTCCCCGTGCTGTTTACCTATGACAGTTCTGTGGGGACACTGAGCTTTGGTGGTCGGCTGGATGTGCCCAAGCAGAGCTCCCAGCGTGGCCTGACAGCCCGAGAACGCTTCCAGAACCTCGACAAGAAGGCCAGCTCTGAGGGTGGTGCAGCCACGGGCGCCGGCCTGGACTCACTGCACAAGAACAGTGTCAGGTGCTTCTGCAAACAACCAAGAACCACTTCAGAGGGCTGGAGTGGGAGCCAGGGGGAGGGGGCGTGAAatggcatggtgctggaggggGGACTAGAGGAAGCAGGCCCACTTCCAGGCCGCAGTCAGCCTGGCTCTACCTATGTGGCTGACTGGGGCATGCCTAAGGCATGGCGGGGCCTCTAGGATACAGGAGAGTGACTGGTGGGCTTCTTGGGAGTGGGTCTCTTGCTAGATTCAAGTGTGGTAGACCCTCCAAAACCCCAAAGCTACCAGCTGCAGGGGTCCACCCTGAAACATACTAGGAAGCAGGGATTTTGCTGATCCTTTGAGCCAACATCCAAGCCTAGCTTTCAAGGTTGTTCACTACCAGGCACAGTGTCCTCCCATACCCATTTCTAGCCCCCCCCTCCCTCCAGCTCACCACACTAGTGGCACTCTGCATTCCCCACACTCAGGCCTGTCCTTGCCTAGGCTTCAAGGGTCTTGTTCTCTGGCCaggactgtttccctcacctgacACACTGTTCCTCCAAGCCTTGTTCCCTGGCTGGTCCTACCTCATCTTGGTATTCTTCATGGGAATGGGTCTGGGAGCTCATGGCCAGCAAGCTTGGCCTCTAAACCCAATCTCCCTACAGTCAAATCTCGGTGCTCAGCGGGGGCAAGGCCAAGTGCTCGCAGTTCTGCACTACAGGCATGGATGGTGGCATGAGCATCTGGGATGTGAAGGTgaagctgccccccccccctcaccccctcccccttttcttagCAGCTGCCCTGGGGCCTGGGATAGGGATCATCTCTTGACCTTTGGGTGGGTTTGCATGCCTTTCTGTTGGGATTCAAACTCCGCCCTCCTTTGTGCTGGGGCTGAGATGGGTGTGAGGCGTCTACAGGACAGTGGAGAACCAACCTGTCCATTCTCTACTTGCAGAGCTTGGAGTCAGCCTTGAAGGACCTGAAGATCAAATGAGCTGTGGAGTGCCACCCTCATCCCAGATGCTGGGAAAGAGGGAAAAGCGCTGGGGAAGCCAAGGGCTGCTTTGCTGCATGCTTCTAGGGTGCCAGTACGGGGCTGCTCCCCAAGAAGGGAGGAGACAGGTGGGAACTTTCCTACCTATTTAAGGAAAATGTGCCTTTTAAAGAAATGCTTTCACTTActgcttaaaaaagaaagaacagaagaaaaagccCCCAAGCACAATGCTGGTCATGAATCGCTTCAGAATATGGGGTAATAAATGCCATCTGCGGACAGGCCTGCCTGTGTCTCAGAGAAGCTAGTTGCTGTGTGGGCTGCTGGAAACAAAACTGACCCTCAGTACAGGGGACCTTCTCTCCCAACTACGCTTCAGGTTACTTATTAAGTGGTGTGATTCCAACACAAACGGGGTACACACTGCTCTGGACCATAGTGGAAATCTCTCATTTCTCCAATCTGATGTGGGCAGCTGAATTCTGGTAAATGTTCATTGGTTTCTGTACAATCCCCTATTTCTATTTTAGCCTACGGCCTTTTGTCACATGTTTTTGGTCACCTTTTTTACACAGCATCTGAGCTGACAAAATTCCATCAAGGATGAAAACCATCCTTCTGTAAGACAAATCACTCTAGCAGACAGCACCAAGGCATAAAAGCTTCCATTACTCAGCCCAGGTCTCAGAGTTTCTGACAGTCAGGCCTTCAGATGTGTAAAAGGACCCCAACAATCCCCAATCACACTCTCCCTCCAACCCAAGCAGTACACTTTGGTTTGGTGCTGGGGGCCTCAAGCAGGAACCCTGCCAGTCACCCCCAAATgttataaactatatatatatatatttttttggagacagggtttgtgtaaccctggctgtcctggatctcactctgtagaccaggctggcctttcagCTCAAAAGATACACTACCTTTTTACTACTCAGTCCTAAACCAGCAAGAAGGCATTGCTAAATAGCTACCACCTTCTTCCACCCTGAAGGAGACTTTATTTGGGAGCCAATCTTGAATCTGGGCAGCTGCAGGATCCCTCCAGAGACCATCAATTGGGGTCAGGCCCAAGGGCATGTGGTAGAGGTCACTAGAAAATAGACTGGGTGTCATCTCTGCCATCATTATGCTTGATCCTCTGGCAACCGTACCACCCCTATTTGTGCCCCGACACATCCACAGAcaccaccctccccccccccccccccccccccgcccccagctctTCGATCTCTGAGGATGCACAAAGGACAATGCCACTCAGGTGAAGCATCCCCTCTCAGAGCTCAGATGGGGCCGGGGCCAGGACAGGACCCTTTCACTGGTCCTGAACACACAAGTAACTCACTGGCTGTGCTAGGTCTGCTTCTTCAACTGCCACAATGTTAAGGACTGAGTGGACAGCTCAGACTGGTGAGCGCTGGCCATTACCTTTTAGAGACTTCTAGCAGCGGATTAGGATATGACAGGCAGGCAGCACCTGGAGGCCCACAGGGGAAGCTCAGTATTGCTCTGGTCTGCTGCAGGTTGAGTACTGGCCCTAAGTCTCACTCTGCTGATACTGACATCTAGGCTCTGCATCTTGCTTTGTGCAAAAGCCTGATAGTGTTTTCCCAGgtaggtgtgtgcactgaacccTGATGGTACCTGCCATGAACAAAATTAGGGTAAAGCAGCCAGAAGATGAATTGCCAAACAAGGATTACGATAATGTTGTTTAATCTGCCAAATATACAAGTTGAATTTTAGGAGCATGTCTTGTCTGGGTGATGCACAGTAACCAGAAGTTTCTTGAAATGATCAATGGGTAGGGTTAAAAATGGCCACTAGCCCTGACCAGGTGGGTGGGAAAGGGGCAGAGCAGGTCAGAGAGGAGAGGCCTCATTGGACGGAACTGGCCAGGCACAAACCTTGGACCCTTAGGGGCACAGGCTTCCTGACAGCCCCTCTGAGTGAGCACCCAGACAACGATCTGGGCTGGTTGTCATCAACTCCCACACCAGCTGCCTACTGGCactatccccccacccccaacgtGCAGTCTACTGGACAAATGGAATCTCTTTACCCCACTTCCCAGGCAGCCCCCAACCAGGGTTCCAAATTCTAAAAACAGCAAAAACATTCGAATGGTTATGTATGAAATGCTGTCCTGCATCTTTCTGTCTCAAAGATAGcagctgcccctccccccagcccccccaCGTCCCCTGAATGATTTCTGTGCCAAGATGAAGAGGAGGCCCCAGGCCATAGGGGCTCCTGGCCATGAGGGGCTGCTGCAGCGGCGCCAGGGCACAGGGTAGGTGAGACACGGCAGAGGTCCTGGAGACATGGCCCAGTTCCTCGGCATCTCCTCCCACAGGCCAGCTTACTTATTCAGGGAGAGTGACTGCATTCGTTTTCCTGACAAAGTTGCGTCATCTTTTGCTGAGGGGTTGGAAGGGAAGGGTGGGGGTTAGAACACAGCAAAAACACCTCCCACATCCCTCTGAATCACAGGACTTCAGGACCAAGGCCTTAGAAAACATTTTGTGCAAACGGGCTCAGCTAATAGATAGGAAGAGAGCCAAGAAGGATCCAGACTGTCACTCAAGGGAGAGGATTTCTGCTGAGGCCACAAGGCCCAGGTCTCCAGATGTTCCCACTATGCCTGAGTGACTGTCACCACCGTGTCAAAAGCTGCCTGTCCATTCAGGCCCACCAACTCACAGTGTGGTGGCTACTGGGAACTTGTGGCGTCCCTGGCAGAACCCTGCAGTTCCAACCTCTCTCTGTACTCTGAAGTCTAATGTCTCAAGTCAGCAACAATACCTAGCCACGTATCAAGTCCTTTCTTGCTTAGAGTATGGGAAGCCAAATGAGTTCGGATAACTAAGCTCAGGAAGGGGATGGATGCCCCAGTGAGTTCTCAGTTCCAGGTCTGTTTCCTCATATAAATGAGTTCGGATAACTAAGCTCAGGAAGGGGATGGATGCCCCAGTGAGTTCTCAGTTCCAGGTCTGTTTCCTCATATAAATGAGTTCGGATAACTAAGCTCAGGAAGGGGATGGATGCCCCAGTGAGTTCTCAGTTTCAGGTCTGTTTCCTCATATAAATGAGTTCGGATAACTAAGCTTAGGAAAGGGATGGATGCCCCAGTGAGTTCTCAGTTCCAGGTCTCAGCTTCCTCAGATTTCAGTAAATAGGAAAGTGAGCAGAGGGCTCTCATAGCCACCTATGCCCCTTTTCCCATGGAAGGTCTCAAGTAAAGTGCTCTACACTAGACATGCCCAGGCCTGTGAGAACCTGGATCACCTTTAGATGCCCAGAGGGAGGGTGAGGAGTGGACACAGATATGATGCCCAGCACCTTTTATATACAGCTCTACCATCTCAAGCCCCTGGAAGGATGGCAGAACTCCAGGTGCAGCCCCTTCCACAGACCTGAACCTCAAAGGCCTCCTGTTGCTGGAGTCTGTGGCTATTAGAAGGT
This region includes:
- the Arpc1b gene encoding actin-related protein 2/3 complex subunit 1B, translating into MAYHSFLVEPISCHAWNKDRTQIAICPNNHEVHIYEKSGAKWNKVHELKEHNGQVTGIDWAPESNRIVTCGTDRNAYVWTLKGRTWKPTLVILRINRAARCVRWAPNENKFAVGSGSRVISICYFEQENDWWVCKHIKKPIRSTVLSLDWHPNNVLLAAGSCDFKCRIFSAYIKEVEERPAPTPWGSKMPFGELMFESSSSCGWVHGVCFSASGSRVAWVSHDSTVCLVDADKKMAVATLASETLPLLAVTFITENSLVAAGHDCFPVLFTYDSSVGTLSFGGRLDVPKQSSQRGLTARERFQNLDKKASSEGGAATGAGLDSLHKNSVSQISVLSGGKAKCSQFCTTGMDGGMSIWDVKSLESALKDLKIK